The genome window GCTATGGCATAACCTCCTCACTGCGCTGACCCAGATTGGCAGCGCAGTGGTCACTTCGTTGCCCGGTTTGTTCAACATTCTGCTGATTGCGGTGATTGCCCGCCTCGTGCTTCGTGGCTTCGAGGCGCTCATGTCCCACGCGGAAGCAGGAACCATCAGCCTGGAACCTTACGTGCCGCAGGAGTTTGTCAAACCCACACGCTCATTAGGTAAGTTCGTCATCGTGCTGGTGGCGCTTTTCTTTATCGCCCCCAACATCCCCGGTGCGGGCACCGACTTCGCTAAGGTCATCACCGTGTTTATCGGTGTCATTGTGTCCTTTAGCTCCACCACGACTGTGGGTAACTTCCTGGCTGGTGTGGTGCTGGCGTATATGCGTCCTTTTCGACGCGGTGATCGCGTGAAAATCGGAGAGGTCATGGGCGATGTGGTGGACTCGAACTTCCTGCATACGCGCCTGCGCACCCCGAAAAACGAAGAGGTGCTGATTCCCAGCATGCAGATACTCAGCGGTGTCGTCGTGAACTACTCCTCCGCACCCGAAGGCGTCATCCTGTATACGACTGTATCTATCGGATACGATGTGCCGCGCAAACAGGTCGAGCAGTTGTTGCTGGAGGCAGCAGGCCGCACCGAAGGGTGCGAACAGCAGCCGCCTCCATTTGTGCTCGTGCGCTCGCTGGACGATTCGTACGTCACCTACGAGCTCAACGTTTATACTCGCAACCCGAACCAGATGCAAGCCATTTACTCTCGCCTGCACCAGAACATCAAGGACGTCTTCGACGCCGCTGGCGTAGAGATTCTGTCGCCCCACTACCTGGCAATACGCGATGGGAACCGGGTGACAATCCCTGAAGCAGAGCCTTGACGCGCCGAGTGAATCTACCTCTGCACCAGCGGCAGCCATACCTTCATCGCAACTGCGCCCCGATTCGCCCACGCATAGTACGGTATCCACCGCACTTTCGCCTCATGCCACTGAGGAGGAGTGTATCGGGCGGCAGGCACATAGAGAGGCTGCACCTCGCGGTCTACACTGTCTACCAGCACCGTTCCCTCGATGGCGACCACCCCACCCAGCAGGGAAGGCTCGCTCTTGTGCTCCAAATGCACAGCAGGGTGTGGCAGGTATGTTTCCAGCAGGCTGATGCCAGGGGCATCCACTTGCTCGATACAGTACACCACGGGACCTCTTCGCACCACAGCGCTGCCGCGGTCCTCTTCGATGCGAGGATTCGCTCGGAGCAGCTCTACCGGCATCGCCAGCGAGAGCTCCACCACATCACCTTCTCGCCAGCTTCCTCCCACGAGCACATAGGAACCCGGAGTCGCCTCCACCCGTGCACCCTGCACACGCAGGTCCGCCTCAGGCGTCCAGCCCGGTATGCGCAGCGCCAAACGGTAGTTCCCGGCGGAAGGACGAATCTCTATCTCGCCAGACCACGGATAGTCGGTATGCACCTGTATCTTCACCGGTTGCCCGTTCGGCAACTGCGTGTTCAACTCGCTGGATGCGTAGAGGTGCACATACACGGTATCCTCGCTGACGCTGTAGAGGTAGCCGGGCAACGAAGCCAGCGTACGATGCACATTGGGCGGACAACAGGCGCAGCCAAACCACGGCGAACGCTCGTAGCCTCCGCGCGACTCCAGCGGGTTCATATAGAAGTAGCGGGTACCGTCCAGCGAGACCCCCGACAGGATACCGTTATACAGAGCAGTCTCCATCCAGTCGGCGTAACGGGCATCGGCTTCAATCTGCAGC of Armatimonadota bacterium contains these proteins:
- a CDS encoding mechanosensitive ion channel protein; amino-acid sequence: MCCWRARRMRYLAATALLLLQIVSVLLAQELSPPPEEIGVPVRLGDIVVFHLKHAPRGISLQERARLINSRLERLVRDRKASPDDFEVGVDSTTQLPFVRHKRYQGVLFTIDAGDAGERTPLSVATEYLEKLQEALRRIRLQQQQAERMQQLRALRQEYIRGAFWALIYTLLLPLLWRALSTVIRAVDTRLQSVGYWHQGVQWRGVHLLSAERMKFLVQRWIALEHFTVYAALLLVYLQLMLHAFPATRPHSNWLWHNLLTALTQIGSAVVTSLPGLFNILLIAVIARLVLRGFEALMSHAEAGTISLEPYVPQEFVKPTRSLGKFVIVLVALFFIAPNIPGAGTDFAKVITVFIGVIVSFSSTTTVGNFLAGVVLAYMRPFRRGDRVKIGEVMGDVVDSNFLHTRLRTPKNEEVLIPSMQILSGVVVNYSSAPEGVILYTTVSIGYDVPRKQVEQLLLEAAGRTEGCEQQPPPFVLVRSLDDSYVTYELNVYTRNPNQMQAIYSRLHQNIKDVFDAAGVEILSPHYLAIRDGNRVTIPEAEP